GAGTCCAACCCCCACTATTGGAAAAAGAGCTGGTTGACATGTTTATGAGAACTCTGCAAGGACCATATTACGATAAAATGATTGGAAGCGTATCCTCGGGATTTTCAGATCTAGTGGTTATCGGAGAAAGAATTGAGGACGGAATCAaggatgggaagatacaaggagcCTCATCTACCTCTTATCACTCtaagaggcccacctcaaccttcgctaaaaagaaggaaggggagaccaatgcaGTAGTGCACCAAGAGTTTAGACCTCCTATGACATACCCACCTCAACCAAGATTCGAAGGCCCTCCGAGGAAGTTCGACCCTTTGCCCACTTCTAAAAGTGAGATACTGAAGTATCTATTAAATGAGCAGTTAGTGGAACTCAGGCCTATGCCACCTCCGATTCCCGGAAAGACTATGCCCAACTTCAAAGCTAATgagaggtgtgaatttcacgccaattctccggggcatacattggaaaaatgttgggcctttaggcacaaggttcaggacctgatagagtcaggagcaattgcttttgacaaacctaatgtgaagACAAACCCTATGCCCCGccatgatggcgcagtcaatgcaatagaggtAGTCACCGAGCAAGAGTTTGTTCAACAACggagctcccccatagatgcccttaagaggtgTCTACTTGCAAAGGGGTTCGTCCTCGAACATAACGAAGCCTTTAAGACAACCTTGCAAAGACTCGTGAATCAAGGGGTAGTTCAGTTTAAAGAATATCCTGAGGAAGAGTATGTGGCCATGCTGGACAGGAATGAACCGTTAATGATACCAAGGCAAGGGGCAAGGAAGACATTGATCATCCCTTGCGCCAAAGCCACACTGCTGATACCCGCACAAGTACACACTAGGATTATCCCAGTCAGGGATCCATACCctgtggacaagatgaaagcagtCCCGTGGGAATATGAGTCTAATGCTAGTACCGATGTGACAAACATCGTCGGGCCTGGGGGTATGACTCGTAGCGGTCGCATATTCAATACTGCAAAATCAAGGGAGAATTCAGCACAAGCAAATGATCAAGATACTGTGGTCCCTACTGAAAGAAGCACACCCATAGACAAGGAGATCACTAACAAAGATGccgaagaattcttggcattaatcaagaaaagtgattataagGTAGTGGATCAGTTGCACCAAACTCCATCCAGGATATCACTCCTCTCGCTGTTAATTCATTCAGAAAAACATCGAGACACCCTGATGAAGATCTTGAGTGCTGCCCATGTAACCAAAGACATCACTGTAAATCAAtttgatggaatggtggctaatcttaCTGCTGGGGCATGCTTAAGCTTCAGTGAACACGAGTTGCCCTCACAAGGGAAAGAGCATAACAAAGCCctgcatatctccatacaatgtgggAAAGCTCATCTGTCTAGAGTGCTGGTTGACACAGGGTCgtcattaaatgtgatgccaaaggccACCTTAGACAAGATAGATTTGGAAGGACTGGTAATAAGACCAAGCCGTCTGGTGGTCAAAGCCTTTGATGGGTCGCAAAGCCCGGTGTTTGGAGAGGTGGACCTCCCTGTGGTAATAGGCCCTCAcactttctgcatcaatttccaagtgatggagattgagcCTGCCTATACATGTTTATTGGGACGCCCTTGGATCCATGTTGTTGGGGCAGTTACCTCTACCCTGCATCAAAAGGTGAAATTTGTGGATGGAAACTCTATAGTAACCGTCAGTGGGGAGGAGgacatatttgtcagcaatctagaCTCATACCGATACATTGAGGCTGGGGAAAAAGCATTAGAGACTTCGTTCCAAGCACTAGAGATTGCCACTGCTGTCACACTGCCAATTGAGAAAAcgcgaagggcggtaacatcctggagagacctgcaagacacaaagatggaaggctggggcaaaATTCCAGAAGTGCAAGAGAAGAAAGATCGTCTGGGGTTAGGATGCCAATCAACAAAGAAGGCTGCAAAGGAAGAACAACGATTCCCTCCGATCGCACAGACTTTTGTCACAGGTGGATATGAGCATGTATCCATGATATCTAGTATGGAGGGAACGTCCAATTTCATCCGGATGATTAGGCCAGGAGAACAACTTCAAAATTGGACAAgcttggagataccggagatagtttacgtttcaaagtaatttgtttttgtcgtgtgttttatttccctttcaattattaaaaaaaaaaacaatgtcgctcatgcctcgcccgaagcatagagttggtttgtaagggccccatttactttcaaagttaaGTTTATGAATAAAATTGTCGTTTGCATTTGGTATCGAAAACTTTGTCTCGTTCTTGCATTCACTTTCTCGAAATGACAAATAACATTCTTGCATAAAACCAAAGCACAATCATAATTGcatactaaaaaaataaaaacataaacttgtgcagatcaccttctaacatcaccgataataatactgctgaaactcaatataaaTTCGAGGCTCTCGCTGATCAGTCtgaggaaggggatgaggaagacgatgaacttccagaagaattgtcaaggctaatggacagagaatccaaaagcatgctccctcctcaagaagcaatcgaaatcataaacttgggcaccgacaaagaacccaaggaaatcaagattggggcaacac
The sequence above is drawn from the Vicia villosa cultivar HV-30 ecotype Madison, WI unplaced genomic scaffold, Vvil1.0 ctg.000353F_1_1, whole genome shotgun sequence genome and encodes:
- the LOC131627283 gene encoding uncharacterized protein LOC131627283, which gives rise to MAQMLSFMKDIKDEQERAREARNRYEETPNDGNPLLGYVRGFDPHKSNTHSSKRVTKTHEEGEASHEGFIPATQKEGAPRTVRIPANNPPKDEDYVDLQYGEVDEPNQEYQHKQTQADSEESARNNGQIKALEERLKAVEGYDTNPMPRHDGAVNAIEVVTEQEFVQQRSSPIDALKRCLLAKGFVLEHNEAFKTTLQRLVNQGVVQFKEYPEEEYVAMLDRNEPLMIPRQGARKTLIIPCAKATLLIPAQVHTRIIPVRDPYPVDKMKAVPWEYESNASTDVTNIVGPGGMTRSGRIFNTAKSRENSAQANDQDTVVPTERSTPIDKEITNKDAEEFLALIKKSDYKVVDQLHQTPSRISLLSLLIHSEKHRDTLMKILSAAHVTKDITVNQFDGMVANLTAGACLSFSEHELPSQGKEHNKALHISIQCGKAHLSRVLVDTGSSLNVMPKATLDKIDLEGLVIRPSRLVVKAFDGSQSPVFGEVDLPVVIGPHTFCINFQVMEIEPAYTCLLGRPWIHVVGAVTSTLHQKVKFVDGNSIVTVSGEEDIFVSNLDSYRYIEAGEKALETSFQALEIATAVTLPIEKTRRATSSCIGYHSKRVVHLSDKNAEEFGLTWIAKSEKRYSSSLTQVSSP